A window of Papilio machaon chromosome 1, ilPapMach1.1, whole genome shotgun sequence contains these coding sequences:
- the LOC106714180 gene encoding leucine-rich repeat and calponin homology domain-containing protein isoform X3: MPLQVLLVPDNLLATLPKEIGKMTSLAELDASNNRLTQVPMTLGDCAGLRALDLSNNQLGLLPLQITYLRLEHLDVSCNCISSLPLELRNMNTLVTLNLDNNPLVSPPTTVCMRGRVHIFKYLENMSNKDSLPAHRRVDETRRSAKHTSYISSPQSAQITSGNATIDCLRHKPRHVIDSGYCTDGVDKRWSNDGGGEGGGGSGRSTPSTPSTLSPGAALSRAQSLSSESPLAPLTPLLTGLRISPEGNITNGDDKTKLAHQQTYRQYKEALRQQRQQDIYRPRTEQPSPELDSSPQSQSPVHFQRSSAPHSPVNGYSNVSPNLYNRSLSSNSTTTSTSTPNTSQAPNSPLLHSTPRRFQNQNGNSEKTEETNKRPVQKVVPSRNVNKMYTSVNGNVDYARVNGQTETYIKPSSPTKSPTNTLGYNSIGMKSNIPRQTNGGEGAKLLTTTVSYLKGAGPKPASKMAWNKDAPLDKLSFTMKREFDKQKEESELLEQLRTIIESRLKMSLPEQVAPVLADGVVLCHLANHVRPRAVASVHVPSPAQPKLTMARCRRNVDNFLEACRKIGVEEELICSPADILGVGNAGQGVQGVQGAAAVRPLACTVVALTHATPHSARDIQSDPQQNENAFDEDMNGDPQADTIEVNYQRQLNRYAEDRCISNFNFTDYANNYTIDESEEFHLNYENNNETNQNASYSPVYEGVRNRGSYYVNNRIQFVTPFCKGNGVLQSDNFEIYDTDEVDFPVEMINDDEGRYDRDKLNLDLQNNINREMTPYVETDKEREHRLMVTWLCLGTFFVSAILLIIFPL; this comes from the exons ATGCCACTACAAGTCCTCCTCGTGCCGGACAATTTGCTGGCGACGTTGCCGAAGGAAATCGGGAAGATGACCTCCCTGGCGGAGCTGGACGCTTCCAACAACAGATTGACGCAGGTGCCCATGACCCTGGGCGACTGCGCCGGCCTCCGAGCGCTGGATCTTAGTAATAACCAGCTGGGATTGCTGCCTTTAC AAATCACATACTTGCGACTGGAGCACCTGGACGTGAGCTGCAACTGCATATCATCGCTGCCACTGGAGCTGCGCAACATGAACACGCTCGTCACACTCAATCTAGACAACAATCCGCTTGTCTCACCGCCCACCACT GTATGCATGCGCGGGCGTGTGcatatattcaaatatctgGAGAACATGTCGAACAAGGATTCGTTGCCGGCACACAGGCGTGTTGACGAGACGAGACGCTCAGCAAAACACACCTCGTATATCAGCTCTCCGCAAAGCGCGCAGATCACATCCGGCAATGCCACCATCGACTGCTTGCGACACAAGCCACGGCACGTCATCGACAGTGGATACTGCACCGATGGCGTGGACAAGAGGTGGTCGAATGATG GTGGAGGCGAGGGTGGCGGTGGCTCGGGAAGGTCCACACCGAGCACGCCATCCACACTGTCTCCAGGCGCGGCGCTGTCCAGGGCTCAGTCGCTCTCCAGTGAATCACCTTTGGCCCCTTTGACGCCATTACTCACCGG CCTCCGTATATCACCCGAAGGGAACATTACAAACGGCGACGATAAGACTAAATTAGCACATCAGCAAACGTACAG ACAATACAAAGAAGCCCTAAGACAACAACGCCAGCAAGACATCTACCGGCCCCGAACCGAACAACCTTCCCCCGAACTGGATTCCTCCCCGCAGTCCCAGAGCCCAGTACACTTCCAGCGCTCCTCCGCCCCCCACTCTCCAGTCAACGGATACAGTAACGTATCTCCTAACCTTTACAATCGCTCCCTCTCCTCGAACTCAACAACCACCTCCACCTCCACACCTAACACTTCACAAGCACCAAACTCCCCTCTCCTCCACTCAACACCGAGGAGATTCCAAAATCAGAATGGAAACAGCGAAAAAACAGAGGAAACCAACAAAAGACCAGTACAAAAAGTCGTACCTTCTAGAAAcgttaataaaatgtacacatCTGTCAATGGGAACGTCGACTACGCGCGCGTCAACGGACAAACGGAAACTTATATAAAACCATCTTCACCTACAAAATCACCCACGAATACACTAGGATACAATAGTATAGGCATGAAATCTAATATACCGAGACAGACTAACGGAGGGGAGGGCGCTAAACTACTTACGACAACAGTATCGTACTTGAAAGGTGCCGGTCCCAAGCCGGCGAGCAAGATGGCCTGGAACAAGGACGCGCCGCTCGACAAGCTCAGCTTCACCATGAAGAGAGAGTTTGACAAACAGAAGGAGGAAAGCGAACTCCTCGAACAGTTACGGACG ATAATAGAGTCCCGCCTGAAGATGTCTCTGCCGGAGCAGGTGGCGCCGGTGTTGGCGGATGGTGTGGTGCTGTGTCATCTCGCCAACCATGTGCGGCCTCGTGCCGTCGCCTCCGTGCACGTGCCCTCCCCCGCACAG CCTAAACTTACAATGGCAAGGTGTAGAAGAAACGTAGACAATTTCTTGGAAGCGTGTCGAAAAATTGGAGTCGAAGAG GAGCTCATCTGTTCGCCCGCCGACATACTGGGGGTGGGCAATGCCGGGCAGGGGGTGCAGGGGGTGCAGGGGGCGGCCGCTGTGCGCCCACTCGCCTGCACCGTCGTCGCCCTAACACACGCCACGCCGCACTCCGCAAGGGATATACAAAGCGACCCCCAACAAAACGAGAACGCTTTCGATGAAGATATGAACGGAGACCCCCAAGCTGACACCATCGAAGTCAACTATCAAAGACAACTGAACAGATACGCTGAAGATAGGTGCATAAGCAATTTCAACTTCACAGACTACGCTAACAATTACACAATCGACGAATCGGAGGAGTTTCATTTGAATTACGAAAATAACAACGAAACTAACCAAAACGCTAGTTACTCGCCCGTCTACGAAGGTGTAAGGAATAGAGGATCTTATTACGTGAACAATAGGATTCAATTCGTGACGCCGTTTTGCAAAGGGAACGGCGTACTCCAGAGCgataatttcgaaatttacGACACCGATGAAGTTGATTTTCCAGTTGAAATGATCAACGATGATGAGGGAAGGTACGATAGAGATAAATTGAATCTAGATTTGCAGAATAACATAAACAGGGAAATGACGCCGTACGTAGAAACGGACAAGGAAAGGGAACATAGGTTGATGGTCACGTGGTTATGTCTCGGTACATTTTTCGTGTCCGCCatcttacttattatatttccattgtaa